A single genomic interval of Syntrophobotulus glycolicus DSM 8271 harbors:
- a CDS encoding metal ABC transporter permease — MKALIFLLNDYTFQTVALGSALLGLISGVLGSFAVLRRQSLLGDGVSHSALPGVVLAFILLGSKNTEILLLGALASGLLATLLIVGIVRYTRIKFDSALALVMSVFFGLGLVLLSYVQKIPNANQAGLKRFIFGQASTLLQGDIILMAVCGTVLLALVVLFWKEFKLFTFDGDFAQSLGFSPQRLNLLLSFMIVLAIIIGLQTVGVILMSAMLIAPAVAARQWTNKLWKMVLLAAVFGAVSGVAGTTASSLAPKLPTGPAIVVCVSTIVVISVLFAPGRGVLHRLYRHRKNKLLLRMEGGAFHVPTP, encoded by the coding sequence ATGAAAGCCTTGATTTTTCTGCTTAACGACTATACCTTTCAGACAGTCGCGCTGGGCTCGGCCCTGTTAGGGCTCATCAGCGGCGTGCTGGGAAGCTTTGCTGTGCTGCGCAGGCAAAGCTTGCTGGGCGACGGAGTTTCCCATTCCGCCTTGCCCGGAGTGGTCCTGGCTTTTATCCTGCTGGGCAGCAAAAACACGGAAATCCTGTTGTTGGGCGCCCTGGCCTCCGGACTCCTGGCCACACTTTTAATCGTCGGCATTGTCCGGTACACGCGGATCAAGTTCGACAGCGCCCTGGCGCTGGTGATGTCCGTATTTTTCGGGCTGGGCCTGGTGCTTCTGAGCTATGTGCAAAAGATCCCCAACGCCAACCAGGCGGGACTCAAGCGTTTTATCTTCGGCCAGGCATCCACGCTGCTGCAGGGTGATATCATCCTGATGGCGGTTTGCGGAACGGTCCTGCTCGCTCTTGTCGTCCTGTTCTGGAAGGAATTCAAGCTCTTTACCTTTGACGGTGACTTTGCCCAAAGCCTCGGCTTTTCGCCGCAAAGGCTGAACCTGCTGCTGTCGTTTATGATCGTCCTGGCCATCATCATCGGGCTGCAAACGGTGGGTGTTATTCTGATGAGCGCCATGCTGATCGCGCCGGCCGTTGCCGCGCGCCAGTGGACCAATAAGCTGTGGAAGATGGTCCTGCTGGCCGCCGTTTTCGGCGCAGTGTCGGGCGTGGCGGGAACCACGGCCAGCTCCCTGGCCCCCAAGCTGCCCACCGGGCCGGCGATTGTGGTGTGTGTCAGCACGATCGTTGTGATCAGCGTTTTATTTGCCCCGGGAAGGGGCGTCCTGCACAGACTGTATCGGCACAGAAAAAACAAACTTTTATTGCGGATGGAAGGAGGCGCGTTCCATGTCCCCACACCTTGA